A part of Streptomyces sp. NBC_01235 genomic DNA contains:
- a CDS encoding CHAT domain-containing protein: protein MTVSVREPYAWRCEECERPCRVPVWRIVDARERADILDSPGDPDAFGPGLHWVDCPGCGTRTYIEAPVLVLRPGTTAPALFATSVTELQEDPTTSALALLEQAASAGAFRRDPVAEQVIPLPRRQLPFVLARDLDRDLADPERACRELESYGAPTVDNHRFFLQHLAEDLGRTRTDELLRAVTGSLPDRLAELVRTHPELTGDTRVRDAGQKELRAAAGTPPEPTLRIRQRLLDDLCGGRMPPEAVLERYFASLGDFAGDLRVRLYAMYDEVRADEGLAVIPLARDALALAEQLGEEPVGTELAARLGERLVRAVQAGLDVELSEALRVLERALLRLPEGGLQWVEVANNLAAAQHLREDGDRMECWEAARDLLARATALDRRAHPEFWARIQTNYGLLLAERPGGDSADLALGIDHIRAGLRERSPEGGRVDWSYSLLNLGLLLHRRAESGDVREAERCYRDALRHLLPGDDPVLWSQLQCNLADVLLSGDSPDPHGAREAVEAALELDASHPGLLDTARLTWLLARVADLLDGPDGAGSLRLRRAALAAAPPLVSPSLHLSIARQVLDALATAQDWTGAADVASGMLTAVHALYDAQVTATGRRSVLAQAKRVARWAAYLLTRAGRPDRAVEAIERGLACELSVVAGRGAVDLAALERLDPALVHRYRQARERYRSLDAEAPAAPPGGPSAAFVPVFDAQAAAERKVRTVIEEIRAIPGFEGFLRTTELADIVRAADGTALAYLVNAPWGSHVLVVRRAGEPGAADDTPAVRAVPVPEVSSTSIVHLLTVDPDDDAGLGLLMVQQVGALKRRRVLPAALDRLRGLAPLLRPVARLLAEDPRHEAVVVPTGLLGHAPLNAVPLGPETDEVLDDIGTLLLAPSAAVYAASRSAAGRPATPVPRLVAVADPDGSLPGARSELAEIRTLFEPRGETVRALGPDATVNWLLDHLADATHLHLGCHGSAAIGGRGGSLTLADGTLDLDTLVRRQLPHCRVAVAGACQSGHYEIVETPDEFVGLPAGFLQSGAACVVTSLWQVNDMATALLMTRLYELLAPTGDTPGELPAPALRHSRTWLRRLTWDGLARYTAAHPHLETLTRRLAPPATGREGCPFASPVHWAAFTAWGV, encoded by the coding sequence GTGACGGTTTCGGTGAGGGAGCCCTACGCCTGGCGCTGCGAGGAGTGCGAGCGGCCCTGCCGGGTTCCGGTCTGGCGCATCGTCGACGCCCGTGAGCGCGCCGACATCCTCGACAGCCCCGGCGATCCCGACGCCTTCGGCCCCGGCCTGCACTGGGTGGACTGCCCCGGCTGCGGCACCCGGACGTACATCGAGGCGCCGGTGCTGGTCCTGCGCCCCGGGACTACGGCGCCTGCGCTGTTCGCGACCTCCGTCACGGAGCTCCAGGAGGATCCGACGACGTCTGCCCTCGCCCTGCTGGAGCAGGCCGCGAGCGCCGGGGCCTTCCGCCGGGACCCCGTGGCCGAGCAGGTGATCCCGCTGCCGCGCAGGCAGCTGCCGTTCGTGCTGGCCCGCGACCTCGACCGGGACCTCGCGGATCCCGAGCGGGCCTGTCGCGAACTGGAGTCGTACGGGGCGCCGACGGTCGACAATCACCGGTTCTTCCTCCAGCACCTTGCCGAGGACCTGGGCCGGACGCGGACCGACGAGCTGCTGCGCGCGGTCACGGGAAGTCTGCCGGACCGGCTCGCCGAGCTGGTCCGCACGCACCCGGAACTCACCGGCGACACCCGGGTGCGCGACGCCGGACAGAAGGAGCTGCGCGCTGCCGCCGGCACCCCGCCGGAGCCGACGCTGCGCATACGCCAGCGTCTCCTGGACGACCTGTGCGGCGGCCGGATGCCGCCGGAGGCCGTGCTGGAGCGCTACTTCGCGTCCCTGGGCGACTTCGCCGGCGATCTGCGGGTCCGGCTGTACGCGATGTACGACGAGGTGCGTGCCGATGAGGGCCTGGCGGTGATCCCGCTCGCCCGCGACGCACTGGCGCTCGCCGAACAGCTCGGCGAGGAACCGGTGGGGACGGAACTCGCCGCCCGGCTCGGCGAGCGCCTCGTGCGCGCCGTGCAGGCCGGGCTCGACGTCGAACTGTCCGAGGCGCTGCGCGTGTTGGAGCGGGCGTTGCTGCGGCTGCCCGAGGGCGGTCTGCAGTGGGTCGAGGTGGCGAACAACCTCGCCGCCGCCCAGCACCTGCGTGAGGACGGCGACCGGATGGAGTGCTGGGAGGCCGCCCGCGATCTGCTCGCCCGCGCCACCGCCCTCGACCGCCGCGCGCACCCCGAGTTCTGGGCACGGATCCAGACCAACTACGGACTGCTGCTCGCCGAACGTCCGGGCGGCGACTCCGCCGACCTCGCCCTCGGCATCGACCACATCAGGGCCGGGCTACGGGAACGCTCTCCCGAGGGCGGCCGGGTGGACTGGTCGTACTCCCTGCTCAACCTGGGGCTGCTGCTGCACCGGCGCGCCGAGTCGGGCGACGTCCGGGAGGCGGAACGCTGCTACCGCGACGCCCTGCGACACCTGCTCCCTGGGGACGACCCCGTGCTGTGGTCCCAGCTCCAGTGCAACCTGGCCGACGTGCTGCTGTCCGGCGACTCCCCGGACCCGCACGGCGCCAGGGAGGCGGTCGAGGCCGCGCTCGAACTGGACGCCTCGCACCCGGGTCTCCTCGACACCGCTCGCCTCACCTGGCTGCTGGCCCGGGTCGCCGACCTCCTCGACGGACCGGACGGCGCCGGGAGCCTGCGGCTGCGCCGTGCCGCCCTGGCCGCCGCACCGCCGCTCGTCTCCCCGTCCCTGCACCTGTCCATCGCCCGGCAAGTACTCGACGCGCTGGCCACGGCCCAGGACTGGACCGGCGCGGCGGACGTCGCGTCCGGCATGCTGACCGCCGTGCACGCGCTCTACGACGCCCAGGTCACCGCCACCGGGCGGCGGAGCGTGCTCGCCCAGGCGAAGCGCGTCGCCCGCTGGGCCGCGTACCTGCTGACCCGCGCGGGCCGCCCGGATCGCGCGGTCGAAGCGATCGAACGCGGTCTGGCCTGCGAGCTGTCGGTGGTGGCCGGGCGCGGCGCGGTGGACCTGGCGGCGTTGGAGCGACTGGACCCCGCCCTGGTCCACCGCTACCGGCAGGCACGCGAGCGCTACCGGTCCCTGGACGCGGAGGCACCCGCGGCCCCGCCCGGCGGTCCGTCGGCCGCCTTCGTGCCCGTCTTTGACGCGCAGGCGGCGGCGGAACGGAAAGTGCGCACGGTGATCGAGGAGATCCGCGCGATCCCCGGCTTCGAGGGCTTCCTGCGCACCACCGAACTGGCGGACATCGTGCGCGCCGCCGACGGCACGGCGCTCGCCTACCTGGTGAACGCGCCCTGGGGCAGCCATGTCCTCGTCGTCCGCCGCGCCGGCGAGCCAGGAGCCGCGGACGACACGCCCGCCGTACGCGCCGTCCCCGTCCCCGAGGTGAGCAGCACCTCGATCGTCCACCTCCTGACCGTGGATCCGGACGACGACGCCGGCCTGGGACTGCTCATGGTCCAGCAGGTCGGGGCGCTCAAACGCCGCCGTGTGCTCCCGGCGGCCCTGGACCGCCTGCGGGGCCTGGCCCCGCTCCTGCGGCCCGTCGCCCGGCTCCTTGCGGAGGACCCTCGGCACGAGGCGGTCGTCGTGCCGACCGGGCTGCTGGGGCACGCACCGCTGAACGCCGTGCCGCTCGGCCCGGAGACGGACGAGGTGCTCGACGACATCGGGACGCTGCTGCTCGCCCCGTCGGCCGCCGTGTACGCCGCCTCCCGTTCCGCGGCCGGGCGGCCGGCGACGCCGGTGCCGCGGCTGGTGGCCGTCGCCGACCCCGACGGTTCGCTCCCCGGCGCCCGCAGCGAACTCGCCGAGATCCGGACGCTGTTCGAACCGCGGGGCGAGACGGTCCGCGCGCTGGGGCCCGACGCCACCGTGAACTGGCTGCTCGACCACCTCGCGGACGCGACGCACCTCCACCTCGGCTGCCACGGCAGCGCGGCCATCGGCGGCCGGGGCGGCTCACTGACACTCGCCGACGGCACCCTGGACCTGGACACGCTGGTGCGGCGCCAACTCCCGCACTGCCGCGTCGCGGTGGCCGGCGCCTGTCAGTCGGGCCACTACGAGATCGTCGAAACACCCGACGAGTTCGTGGGACTCCCGGCCGGGTTCCTCCAGTCGGGAGCCGCCTGCGTGGTCACCAGTCTGTGGCAGGTGAACGACATGGCGACCGCCCTGCTGATGACCCGCCTCTACGAGCTGCTCGCCCCCACCGGCGACACGCCGGGCGAGCTCCCCGCACCCGCACTGCGCCACTCCCGGACCTGGCTGCGCCGTCTCACCTGGGACGGCCTGGCCCGGTACACCGCCGCCCACCCCCATCTGGAGACCCTGACCCGGCGATTGGCCCCGCCGGCGACCGGCCGGGAGGGGTGTCCCTTCGCGTCGCCCGTCCACTGGGCCGCGTTCACCGCGTGGGGGGTGTGA
- the mftR gene encoding mycofactocin system transcriptional regulator (MftR, the mycofactocin system transcriptional regulator, is an uncharacterized TetR family DNA-binding transcription factor. Its role is inferred by context. It occurs as part of the biosynthesis locus for mycofactocin, a partially characterized electron carrier derived from the terminal Val-Tyr dipeptide of the precursor peptide MftA, through a radical SAM enzyme-mediated process.), whose protein sequence is MKSRLDGATARTGRPRATSRAQLERVGFELFARHGFDSTTVDDIAAAAHISRRTFFRYFASKNDLVWGDFEGHLLQFRALLAGADPDTPMMDALCEAVVRFNRFDPADVPWHAQRMELILRVPTLQADATLRYASWRAIVSEFVAQRTGLPSDALVPRLTGHAALSAAVAAYEQWLSVPGSDLSDLLRRAIRQLDAGLGSAGLACAEGGDGPSPAEGCRSARTATHRTSDELADEDGGRGRTA, encoded by the coding sequence GTGAAGTCACGCCTCGACGGCGCGACGGCCAGGACGGGCCGGCCGCGGGCGACCTCGCGGGCCCAACTGGAACGGGTGGGCTTCGAGCTGTTCGCCCGGCACGGGTTCGACAGCACCACGGTGGACGACATCGCCGCGGCCGCGCACATCAGCCGCCGGACCTTCTTCCGCTACTTCGCCTCGAAGAACGACCTCGTGTGGGGCGACTTCGAGGGCCATCTCCTGCAGTTCAGGGCGTTGTTGGCAGGCGCCGATCCGGACACCCCGATGATGGACGCGCTGTGCGAGGCCGTCGTCCGGTTCAATCGCTTCGACCCCGCCGACGTCCCCTGGCACGCGCAGCGCATGGAGCTCATCCTGCGGGTGCCCACCCTCCAGGCCGACGCGACCCTCCGCTACGCCTCGTGGCGGGCCATCGTCTCCGAATTCGTCGCGCAGCGCACGGGACTGCCCTCCGATGCGCTGGTGCCCCGGCTCACCGGTCATGCCGCCCTCTCCGCCGCCGTGGCGGCGTACGAGCAGTGGCTGTCCGTGCCCGGCTCCGATCTGTCGGACCTGCTGCGCCGCGCCATCAGGCAGCTGGATGCCGGTCTCGGATCGGCGGGCCTGGCCTGCGCGGAGGGCGGGGACGGACCCTCCCCGGCCGAGGGCTGCCGCTCAGCGCGGACCGCGACGCATCGCACGAGCGATGAACTCGCCGACGAGGACGGCGGTCGCGGCCGGACCGCGTAG
- the mftG gene encoding mycofactocin dehydrogenase MftG: MNRPDVVVVGAGASGAALAARLSEDAGRSVLLLEAGPVPRRESEFAAELLDARLVPGARPGRPAVERHLVSLAPGRPCTVTRGRVLGGSTTVNGGYFIRARRADFDRWARAGGDAWSYERMLPLLRDLENDLDHGAGAVHGDRGPVRVRRTDLRHPATAAFRAAARELGFPEEPDKNAQDAPGFGPVPLNCVDGRRINTGISYLLGALGRPNLRVEGDSPVRAVSVGRGRARGVVVERGAGATVLEADEIVLCAGALATPRILHRSGIGPAADLRRLDLPVVHDLPAVGARFSDHPQVVVEWTPRRPLPEPVDSWLGGLLHGSSSDGAHPGDLEILQSLIPMAGLVTGRTTVPGAPLAFLVSPQSPAARGRTTMMSSGGEPAWNIEYGYLGTGGDRRRMREAVRMTASLVSTAAFADVSAGLLEPAPETLEDDRLLDGWIRDRLGTAQHTCGTVPMGPSGSTDAAVDSHGGVHGLAGLRVADTSILPVAPLRGPAATAVLVGEFIARAMRRGPR, encoded by the coding sequence GTGAACCGCCCGGATGTCGTGGTCGTCGGCGCAGGAGCGAGCGGCGCGGCGCTGGCCGCGCGGCTGAGCGAGGACGCGGGGCGTTCCGTCCTCCTGCTGGAGGCAGGGCCGGTTCCGCGCCGGGAGTCGGAATTCGCCGCGGAACTGCTGGACGCCCGTCTCGTCCCCGGCGCCCGGCCCGGCCGTCCGGCGGTCGAGCGGCACCTGGTCTCCCTGGCGCCGGGGCGGCCCTGCACGGTGACGCGGGGGCGCGTTCTCGGCGGTTCCACGACGGTCAACGGCGGCTACTTCATCCGGGCCCGGCGTGCCGACTTCGACCGCTGGGCGCGGGCGGGCGGCGACGCCTGGTCCTACGAGCGGATGCTGCCGTTGCTGCGCGACCTGGAGAACGACCTGGATCACGGTGCCGGGGCGGTGCACGGCGACCGCGGACCGGTGCGGGTCCGGCGAACGGACCTGCGGCATCCGGCGACCGCCGCGTTCCGCGCCGCGGCCCGCGAGCTGGGCTTTCCGGAGGAGCCCGACAAGAACGCCCAGGACGCTCCCGGGTTCGGCCCGGTTCCTCTGAACTGCGTCGACGGACGCCGGATCAACACGGGGATCAGCTATCTCCTGGGCGCCCTGGGCCGCCCCAACCTCCGTGTGGAGGGTGACTCGCCGGTGCGTGCGGTGAGCGTCGGGCGCGGCCGGGCGAGGGGTGTGGTCGTCGAACGCGGCGCAGGTGCCACCGTGCTAGAAGCGGACGAGATCGTGCTCTGCGCGGGAGCGCTCGCCACCCCGCGCATTCTGCACCGGTCGGGCATAGGCCCCGCGGCCGACCTGCGCCGTCTGGACCTGCCCGTCGTCCACGACCTCCCCGCCGTCGGCGCCCGGTTCAGCGACCATCCGCAGGTCGTCGTGGAATGGACACCCCGCCGGCCGCTGCCCGAACCGGTGGACTCCTGGCTCGGTGGTCTCCTGCACGGCTCGTCGTCCGACGGGGCCCACCCGGGCGATCTGGAGATCCTGCAGTCGCTGATACCGATGGCCGGCCTGGTGACGGGGCGCACGACCGTGCCCGGGGCACCGCTGGCGTTCCTCGTCTCCCCGCAGTCGCCTGCCGCCAGGGGCCGCACGACCATGATGTCGTCCGGCGGCGAGCCTGCCTGGAACATCGAGTACGGCTATCTGGGCACGGGCGGGGACAGACGCCGCATGCGCGAAGCGGTCCGCATGACGGCCTCGCTGGTGTCCACGGCGGCCTTCGCGGACGTGTCGGCGGGGCTGCTGGAACCGGCCCCGGAGACCCTTGAGGACGACCGGCTCCTCGACGGGTGGATCCGGGACCGACTCGGCACGGCCCAGCACACCTGCGGCACGGTGCCCATGGGTCCGTCGGGCAGTACTGACGCCGCCGTCGACTCCCACGGCGGCGTGCACGGGTTGGCCGGGCTGCGGGTCGCGGACACCTCGATCCTTCCCGTGGCCCCGCTACGCGGTCCGGCCGCGACCGCCGTCCTCGTCGGCGAGTTCATCGCTCGTGCGATGCGTCGCGGTCCGCGCTGA
- the mftF gene encoding mycofactocin biosynthesis glycosyltransferase MftF (Members of this protein family, MftF, are glycosyltransferases, members of PF00535 (glycosyl transferase family 2). The encoding gene is found as part of the mycofactocin cassette, in Mycobacterium tuberculosis, many other Actinobacteria, and occasional members of other lineages. Mycofactocin itself, a putative redox carrier, is a heavily modified derivative of the C-terminal Val-Tyr dipeptide of the mycofactocin precursor MftA (TIGR03969).) translates to MTLPEGFVVTLDRDTRVLDGGRALLGGSPVRLLRLTERAHPLLTGRTVEVRDPAGAVLADRLLESGLAHPVVDVLPSPDDPRYTFVVPVRDRPRPLDRLLTSIGRDHPVIVVDDASRRRGPVEAVAARHGARFVPLDVNLGPAGARNAGLRLVTTPYVVFVDSDVVLPPGAIPTLLRHFTDPRVAMAVPRITGLPHPASTGWIARYEDARSSLDLGPRPAQVRPGTSVSWASTACTVARTDALPGGFDERMRVGEDVDLGWRVVKNGRRIRYEPSVHAAHEHRVRFDDWFVRKAVYGTGAHPLAERHPEFIAPAVLAPWGAAFVLALLAQRRWSVPVAGAVCAVTAARITRKLRGTEHPARLASSLTAMGAIGALSQTSALLTRHWWPVTAVGCAVSRRVRRAAALAAVTDVALEYWRARPDIDPVRYGVARRLDDLAYGSGVWWSAVRGRSTVSLRPRVTHARTEPGSAGVRT, encoded by the coding sequence ATGACGCTCCCGGAGGGATTCGTGGTCACCCTCGACCGTGACACCCGTGTCCTCGACGGCGGCCGTGCGCTGCTCGGCGGTTCCCCGGTGCGGCTCCTGCGCCTGACGGAGCGCGCTCACCCGCTGCTGACCGGGCGCACGGTGGAAGTTCGGGATCCGGCCGGCGCGGTCCTCGCGGACCGGCTCCTGGAATCGGGCCTGGCTCATCCCGTCGTCGACGTCCTGCCGTCTCCCGACGATCCCCGGTACACCTTCGTCGTCCCGGTCCGTGACCGCCCGCGCCCGCTCGACCGGCTCCTGACAAGCATCGGGAGGGACCACCCGGTGATCGTCGTCGACGACGCCTCCCGTCGGCGAGGGCCGGTCGAGGCGGTGGCCGCCCGGCACGGGGCGCGCTTCGTCCCGTTGGACGTCAACCTGGGACCGGCCGGGGCACGCAACGCCGGTCTCCGGCTGGTCACCACGCCGTACGTGGTCTTCGTGGACTCCGACGTCGTGCTGCCGCCGGGCGCGATCCCGACACTCCTGCGGCACTTCACGGACCCCCGTGTCGCCATGGCCGTCCCGCGTATCACGGGACTCCCGCACCCCGCCTCCACCGGCTGGATCGCACGCTACGAAGACGCCCGGTCCTCACTCGACCTGGGCCCGCGCCCCGCCCAGGTACGCCCGGGAACCTCCGTCTCCTGGGCGTCCACCGCCTGCACCGTGGCCCGCACCGACGCCCTGCCCGGCGGCTTCGACGAGCGGATGCGGGTGGGGGAGGACGTCGATCTGGGGTGGCGGGTCGTGAAGAACGGCCGGCGAATCCGTTACGAGCCCTCGGTCCACGCCGCTCATGAGCATCGCGTGCGCTTCGACGACTGGTTCGTGCGCAAGGCCGTCTACGGGACCGGGGCACATCCACTGGCCGAACGGCACCCCGAGTTCATCGCCCCGGCCGTCCTCGCGCCGTGGGGTGCCGCGTTCGTCCTCGCCCTCCTGGCCCAGCGCCGCTGGTCGGTGCCGGTGGCGGGCGCGGTGTGCGCGGTGACCGCGGCGCGGATCACCCGGAAGCTCCGGGGCACGGAACACCCCGCGCGCCTGGCGTCCTCCCTCACGGCCATGGGCGCGATCGGCGCGCTGAGCCAGACCTCCGCCCTGCTGACCAGGCACTGGTGGCCCGTCACCGCGGTGGGCTGCGCGGTGTCCCGGCGGGTACGCCGGGCCGCGGCACTGGCCGCAGTCACCGACGTCGCGCTGGAGTACTGGCGCGCTCGCCCCGACATCGATCCGGTCCGCTACGGCGTCGCCCGCCGCCTCGACGACCTCGCCTACGGCTCCGGCGTGTGGTGGTCGGCCGTCAGGGGCCGCTCCACCGTGTCGTTGAGGCCCCGCGTGACGCACGCCCGAACGGAGCCCGGCTCAGCCGGAGTTCGAACCTGA
- the mftE gene encoding mycofactocin biosynthesis peptidyl-dipeptidase MftE yields MTELASLTWPELARRERDGPVLAVPVGATEQHGPHLPLSTDTDIAVALAERLAQEVPGVVVAPPVAFGSSGEHQEFAGTLSIGQEAVELLLLELVRSACATFPRTVLVSAHGGNAEPVSRAVRRLREEGRHVLAWSPRWGGDAHAGRTETSVMLALAPHRVLLERAEAGNTTPVGELLPLLRGQGLKAATANGVLGDPAGASAEEGRALLSGAAQQLAALVSGRAAGTGTA; encoded by the coding sequence ATGACCGAGCTGGCCTCCCTCACCTGGCCGGAGTTGGCCCGCCGTGAGCGCGACGGGCCGGTCCTGGCCGTTCCCGTCGGCGCCACCGAACAGCACGGGCCGCACCTTCCGCTGTCCACCGACACCGACATCGCCGTGGCCCTGGCCGAACGGCTGGCACAGGAGGTGCCCGGTGTCGTGGTCGCCCCGCCGGTGGCCTTCGGGTCCAGCGGCGAGCACCAGGAGTTCGCCGGCACCCTGTCCATCGGGCAGGAGGCCGTGGAGCTGCTCCTCTTAGAGCTGGTGCGTTCCGCCTGCGCGACCTTTCCCCGGACCGTGCTGGTCTCGGCCCATGGCGGAAACGCCGAGCCGGTCTCCCGGGCCGTACGGCGCTTGCGTGAGGAAGGCCGGCATGTCCTGGCCTGGTCCCCCCGCTGGGGCGGGGACGCGCACGCCGGTCGCACCGAGACCTCCGTCATGCTGGCGCTCGCGCCCCACCGGGTGCTCCTGGAACGGGCCGAGGCCGGCAACACCACGCCCGTCGGGGAGCTGCTGCCGCTGCTGCGAGGCCAAGGGCTCAAGGCGGCCACCGCCAACGGGGTGCTCGGGGACCCGGCCGGCGCGAGCGCCGAGGAGGGCAGGGCTCTGCTCAGCGGGGCGGCCCAGCAACTGGCCGCCCTGGTGTCGGGCCGGGCGGCAGGCACTGGCACGGCCTGA
- the mftD gene encoding pre-mycofactocin synthase MftD (MftD, an enzyme found in the mycofactocin biosynthesis locus, performs an oxidative deamination of 3-amino-5-[(p-hydroxyphenyl)methyl]-4,4-dimethyl-2-pyrrolidinone (AHDP). The resulting compound, now called pre-mycofactocin (PMFT), is a biologically active redox cofactor that can oxidize the non-exchangeable NADH of TIGR03971 family SDR-type oxidoreductases.), whose amino-acid sequence MGDGGWFETVAEAQRRAKKRLPKSVYSALLAGSENGVSYRDNTEAFGQLGFAPHVAGLSAKRDLSTTVMGEEISLPVVVSPTGVQAVHPDGEVAVARAAAARGTAMGLSSFASKPVEEVVAANPRTFFQMYWMGGKDSMVRHMERARVAGAKGLIVTLDWSFSHGRDWGSPVIPERLDLKALARFAPEGLTRPRWLLDFARTRRLPDLTVPNVVERGRRPPTFFGAYGEWMSTPPPSWEDIAWLRGQWEGPFLLKGICRVDDAKRAVDVGATALSVSNHGGNNLDSTPAPIRALPAVAEAVGDQIEVLLDGGVRRGSDVVKALALGARAVLIGRAYLWGLAAGGQAGVENVLDILRGGIDSALLGLGRSCVQELTPDDVVVPPYFTRTLGAGSDASSRPSS is encoded by the coding sequence ATGGGTGACGGCGGTTGGTTCGAGACGGTGGCCGAGGCCCAGCGGCGGGCGAAGAAGCGCCTGCCGAAGTCCGTCTACTCCGCGCTGCTCGCCGGGTCCGAAAACGGCGTGTCCTACCGCGACAACACCGAGGCCTTCGGACAGCTCGGGTTCGCGCCCCATGTCGCCGGCCTGTCGGCCAAGCGGGACCTGTCCACGACGGTGATGGGCGAGGAGATCTCCCTGCCGGTCGTCGTCTCCCCGACCGGGGTGCAGGCCGTGCACCCCGACGGCGAGGTCGCCGTCGCCCGCGCGGCGGCCGCCCGCGGCACGGCGATGGGGCTCAGCTCCTTCGCGAGCAAGCCCGTCGAGGAGGTCGTCGCGGCCAATCCTCGGACGTTCTTCCAGATGTACTGGATGGGCGGCAAGGACTCCATGGTGCGGCACATGGAGCGGGCGCGGGTTGCGGGCGCCAAGGGTCTGATCGTCACCCTCGACTGGTCCTTCTCCCACGGCCGGGACTGGGGCAGCCCCGTCATCCCCGAACGGCTGGACCTCAAGGCGCTGGCCCGGTTCGCGCCCGAGGGCCTGACCCGGCCGCGCTGGCTGCTCGACTTCGCCAGGACGCGCCGCCTGCCCGACCTGACGGTTCCCAACGTCGTCGAACGCGGCCGGCGACCGCCGACGTTCTTCGGCGCCTACGGGGAGTGGATGAGCACCCCGCCGCCGTCGTGGGAGGACATCGCGTGGCTGCGCGGCCAGTGGGAGGGGCCCTTCCTCCTCAAGGGCATCTGCCGGGTGGACGACGCCAAGCGGGCCGTGGACGTCGGCGCCACCGCGCTCTCCGTGTCCAACCACGGCGGCAACAACCTGGACTCCACACCGGCGCCGATCCGCGCCCTCCCCGCCGTCGCCGAGGCCGTGGGCGACCAGATCGAGGTGCTCCTCGACGGAGGCGTCCGGCGCGGCAGCGACGTCGTCAAGGCCCTCGCGCTGGGTGCGAGAGCGGTCCTGATCGGCCGCGCCTACCTGTGGGGCCTGGCCGCGGGCGGTCAGGCAGGCGTGGAGAACGTCCTGGACATCCTCCGCGGCGGCATCGACTCCGCCCTCCTCGGGCTGGGACGCTCCTGTGTCCAGGAGCTGACGCCCGACGACGTGGTGGTCCCGCCGTACTTCACCCGAACCCTGGGAGCCGGATCCGACGCCTCGTCCCGTCCGTCGTCCTGA